A window from Podospora bellae-mahoneyi strain CBS 112042 chromosome 1 map unlocalized CBS112042p_1, whole genome shotgun sequence encodes these proteins:
- the FCY21 gene encoding Purine-cytosine permease fcy21 (COG:P; EggNog:ENOG503NV60): MGLSTFPPQAKTDIESYTHEKTRASDTGDEGFITTSSSREGVVLESDKSWFFSKLQRFAGSYGVEERGVERVPEDERRDTRASKMGGVWLAANMGMPTFALGAVAVPIFGLGFVDAALVIVLVNILGVLPVCFFALFGPKFGLRQIILSRFWFGHYAVKLIAIFQIITCLGWASVNAIVGAQLLKAVNPDIPGWAGILIVSLATLIICLLGYKAVHFYERYAWIPCFVVFLVVMGAFIKSGEFDSLLPLATGPSERGAVLSYIGAVFGFAVGWSAYSADYSVYQPSTRSTRSTFLWVFSGLTFPLIFVMLLGAAISTALVKNEEYQKHYENAGVGGLMAAVLTPNVEPGFDKACLILVALSIIATNCPNIYSVSFSLQALARQTQQVPRFVWTIFGTAVYVGIGIPGYNLFETWLETFVLSTGYWLSIYVTIALVEHFLFRGGLRGFSGYDVGDINKPELLPPGFAAIASCLVGVVGVALGMSQEWYTGVIARLCGGEGHGADVGVWLGFAFTFITYIPLRAVEGSCFGR, from the exons ATGGGCCTGTCCACATTTCCACCGCAGGCGAAAACGGACATCGAAAGTTACACCCACGAAAAGACCCGCGCATCAGACACCGGCGATGAAGGTTTCATCACCActtccagcagcagagaAGGTGTTGTCCTTGAGAGCGACAAGAGCTGGTTCTTTTCTAAGCTTCAAAGGTTTGCTGGTAGTTATGGCGTGGAAGAGCGGGGTGTTGAGCGGGTGCcggaggatgagaggagaGATACAAGGGCTTCCAAGATGGGCGGCGTG TGGCTGGCAGCCAACATGGGGATGCCTACTTTTGCTCTGGGGGCCGTGGCCGTGCCAATCTTTGGACTGGGCTTTGTGGATGCCGCGTTGGTTATTGTACTCGTCAACATACTCGGAGTTCTCCCCGTTTGCTTCTTTGCACTTTTTGGGCCAAAGTTTGGGTTAAGACAGATCATTCTGTCCAGGTTTTGGTTTGGACATTATGCGGTCAAACTTA TTGCGATATTTCAGATTATCACCTGTCTTGGGTGGGCATCTGTCAATGCCATCGTTGGAGCTCAGCTGTTGAAGGCCGTCAACCCTGATATTCCCGGCTGGGCCGGGATTCTCATTGTGTCTTTGGCAACGCTGATTATCTGCTTGTTGGGTTACAAAGCTGTTCACTTTTACGAACGCTACGCGTGGATTCCGTGCTTTGTGGTTTTTCTTGTTGTCATGGGGGCTTTCATAAAATCCGGAGAGTTCGACAGCCTCCTGCCTCTGGCCACGGGGCCAAGTGAGAGGGGAGCTGTTCTTTCATACATCGGAGCTGTCTTTGGGTTTGCTGTCGGTTGGTCGGCATACTCGGCTGATTATAGTGTCTATCAGCCCTCGACACGATCAACCAGGTCGACCTTTCTCTGGGTGTTTTCTGGGCTGACGTTTCCTCTTATATTTGTCATGCTCCTCGGGGCTGCTATTTCTACGGCTCTGGTCAAGAATGAGGAATACCAAAAGCACTATGAGAACGCAGGTGTTGGAGGTCTCATGGCGGCTGTGTTGACGCCGAATGTTGAACCTGGGTTTGACAAGGCCTGTCTTATCCTGGTGGCGCTCTCGATCATTGCGACCAACTGCCCCAATATCTATTCGGTCTCATTCTCGTTGCAGGCACTGGCGAGACAGACTCAGCAAGTGCCGCGCTTCGTGTGGACTATCTTTGGGACGGCAGTGTATGTTGGGATTGGTATTCCTGGGTACAACCTCTTCGAAACTTGGCTCGAGACGTTCGTGTTGAGCACGGGATATTGGCTTTCGATCTATGTTACCATTGCCCTGGTGGAACACTTTTTATTCCGCGGAGGATTACGTGGATTTTCAGGGTATGATGTGGGGGATATTAACAAGCCAGAGCTTTTACCACCGGGGTTCGCAGCCATTGCTTCTTGCCTGGTTGGCGTTGTGGGTGTTGCTCTGGGGATGTCTCAGGAATGGTACACAGGGGTGATTGCTAGGTTGTGTGGCGGGGAGGGGCACGGCGCTGATGTGGGTGTTTGGCTGGGGTTTGCTTTTACTTTCATCACATATATTCCTCTGAGGGCTGTTGAAGGGAGTTGTTTCGGGAGATGA
- the DUS3 gene encoding tRNA-dihydrouridine synthase 3 (EggNog:ENOG503NUGC; BUSCO:EOG09261ZPW; COG:J), giving the protein MKPQESTKRSQDEIHDTATPQQQEPTHDEPASKRQRFDESAETQNGTTKKSPVDRVKGVAPIKAEYLIVAPGQSAKVAVPDVIDDDEAEGRGTIEHQQQGDSRDAGKGGKRKKKTGQNKERTFGTFSDAQRLCNSVAWTPEFSPRSCKFGERCNGLHDIRKYLKEGRRADLETFGGKCPTLEKFGKCPSGWRCLFVSSHSKEVEHEDGRKELVLTDKDGNTYPDDGDTGDANTEVVNNVEGQIKIDLSRKRVQFEKSDKYLKWLEKDTQIFRDHHHKQKDGGAEALDYRAMYVEPPFKPSEKKRLYFGRETPALAPLTTQGNLPFRRLCVDLGCELTYSEMAMGMPLLQGAKSDWTLMRAHKSETTPPRFNGDGPVAQGYDHSKDLKFGAQIAANVPWVAIKSTEALARFLPHLRLIDLNCGCPIDMLYKSGAGSALLDAPSKLERMIRGMNAVSDDVPITAKIRMGVRDDKFTAQKNIERLALGSEEHRDILGAPGCAAVTLHGRTRQQRYTRAANWEYIAETAAMIKRLNEKTDSLTDTIREVDERTLPNGGRMFFIGNGDCYSHIDYFDHVDNAKVDTVMIGRGAIIKPWIYEEIQTGQYLDKSATERLGYIEKFARYGMEAWGSDELGINYTRRFLLEFLSFFSRYVPIGLLEYLPPSINERPPAYKGRNELETLLASKDYKDWIKISEMFLGPAPATFSFTPKHKSNSYEIEAEG; this is encoded by the exons ATGAAGCCCCAGGAGTCAACGAAGCGGTCGCAGGATGAGATTCACGATACGGCCACCCCTCAGCAGCAGGAACCCACTCATGATGAGCCAGCTTCTAAGCGACAGAGGTTTGATGAGTCTGCTGAAACTCAAAACGGCACAACGAAAAAGTCGCCTGTGGACAGAGTGAAGGGTGTCGCCCCCATCAAGGCCGAGTACCTTATCGTTGCCCCTGGTCAGTCGGCAAAGGTTGCTGTGCCTGAtgtgattgatgatgatgaggctgaggGAAGAGGCACCATTgaacaccagcagcaaggagATAGTCGCGATGCTGGGAAAGGAGgaaagaggaaaaagaagacagGCCAAAACAAGGAGAGAACCTTTGGCACCTTTTCTGATGCTCAACGCCTCTGCAATTCCGTTGCCTGGACTCCCGAGTTCTCTCCCAGGTCTTGCAAGTTTGGTGAGCGGTGCAATGGCCTCCATGATATCCGAAAGTACCTGAAGGAGGGCCGCCGTGCAGACCTGGAAACCTTTGGAGGAAAATGCCCTACTCTTGAGAAATTTGGAAAGTGCCCGTCTGGCTGGCGTTGCTTGTTTGTGTCAAGTCATAGCAAGGAGGTCGAGCACGAAGATGGGCGCAAGGAGCTAGTTCTCACAGACAAAGATGGCAACACTTACCCCGACGATGGGGATACCGGTGACGCCAATACCGAGGTGGTGAACAACGTGGAAGGCCAGATCAAGATTGACCTCTCCCGGAAACGAGTCCAGTTTGAAAAGTCGGACAAGTATCTAAAATGGCTGGAAAAAGATACTCAGATTTTCCGtgaccatcaccacaagCAAAAGGATGGCGGTGCTGAGGCGCTAGACTACAGGGCAATGTACGTCGAGCCACCTTTTAAGCCctcggagaagaagaggctttACTTTGGAAGGGAAACACCGGCTTTGGCGCCCTTGACAACCCAAGGGAACCTGCCATTCCGCCGTCTTTGCGTCGACTTGGGATGCGAGTTGACTTACTCGGAAATGGCTATGGGCATGCCCTTACTCCAGGGTGCCAAGTCTGACTGGACTCTGATGAGAGCCCACAAGAGTGAGACCACACCCCCTCGCTTCAATGGCGATGGGCCCGTTGCTCAAGGTTACGACCACTCGAAGGATCTCAAGTTTGGCGCTCAGATTGCAGCCAACGTTCCCTGGGTTGCCATCAAGTCTACCGAAGCCTTGGCTCGTTTCCTCCCACATCTCCGGCTGATTGATCTAAACTGCGGCTGCCCGATTGACATGCTCTACAAGTCGGGTGCTGGATCTGCCCTCTTGGATGCTCCCTCCAAGCTGGAGCGTATGATCAGAGGCATGAACGCCGTCTCTGATGACGTTCCCATCACGGCCAAAATCAGAATGGGCGTCCGTGATGACAAGTTCACGGCCCAGAAGAACATTGAGAGGCTCGCCCTTGGCAGTGAGGAGCATCGTGATATTCTGGGAGCTCCCGGCTGCGCGGCTGTGACGCTTCACGGCCGAACAAGACAGCAACGGTACACCCGCGCGGCCAACTGGGAGTACATCGCTGAGACGGCCGCCATGATCAAGCGCTTGAACGAGAAAACTGACAGCCTCACCGACACCATTCGCGAAGTCGATGAGCGAACTCTACCCAATGGCGGGAGGATGTTCTTCATTGGCAACGGCGATTGCTACTCGCACATTGACTACTTTGACCACGTCGACAACGCCAAGGTGGACACGGTCATGATTGGCAGAGGAGCGATCATCAAGCCCTGGATCTACGAGGAGATCCAGACTGGTCAGTACTTGGACAAGTCGGCCACGGAGCGGTTGGGGTACATTGAGAAATTTGCCCGGTATGGAATGGAGGCTTGGGGGTCAGACGAGCTGGGGATCAACTACACGAGGAGGTTCCTGCTGGAGTttttgagcttcttcagccgGTATGTTCCTATTGGGCTGCTGGAGTATCTGCCGCCGAGTATCAATGAGAGGCCGCCGGCGTACAAGGGAAGAAATGAGCTTGAGACGTTGCTTGCGAGTAAGGATTATAAGGATTGGATCAAGATCAG TGAGATGTTCCTCGGCCCGGCACCTGCTACGTTTTCTTTTACGCCTAAGCACAAGTCAAACTCGTATGAGATCGAGGCggagggttga
- a CDS encoding uncharacterized protein (EggNog:ENOG503NZBU; COG:S): MADQARATSRDKTPQSPHSKNKVVRSQKISQVTSPTEPRAPTPLGGDLYDHSPVQDRPPIPRSHTPGHLSSRSQDRRNQSGDLALRQRSQSAAGHTSSRAAAAGIPHSYSTTSFSSNPSASKAPTPNSAPPSRQPTITENGDNNSTSSLTVNLTLGRDRGDSGASAGSGKESTTSTTHPRRPTNLRSTSAIAGGGRPPGGSHAAPSHPRVGTGRGQPAKGAEVFTPFPPLRNPKTAPDVLAAPSSGMYWSRAPTSGTPHTALRAHTTTLVGSNVFVFGGCDSRACFNELYVLDADAFYWSTPHVVGDVPVPLRAMTCTAVGKKLVIFGGGDGPAYYNDVYVLDTVNYRWSKPKIMGSDQPGRVPSKRRAHTACLYKSGIYVFGGGDGERALNDIWRLDVSDFGKMSWKLVSGPSPSSSTTSVTDREIRPKARGYHTANMVGSKLIIYGGSDGGECFNDVWVYDVETHVWKQVNIPVTYRRLSHTATIVGSYLFVIGGHDGNEYSNDVLLLNLVTMGWDRRKVYGLPPSGRGYHGTVLHDSRLLMIGGFDGSEVFGDVWVLELAVHAYYSQISHFTIEI, translated from the coding sequence ATGGCTGACCAGGCCAGAGCAACATCACGAGACAAGACGCCGCAGTCACCGCACAGCAAGAACAAGGTTGTGCGCTCACAAAAGATATCCCAGGTGACGTCGCCGACAGAGCCGCGCGCTCCGACCCCATTAGGGGGAGATCTCTACGACCACAGCCCCGTCCAGGACCGTCCGCCGATACCCCGCTCCCATACACCAGGCCACCTCTCGTCTCGAAGTCAAGACCGTCGAAACCAGTCTGGCGATCTCGCCCTTCGCCAGCGCTCCCAGTCAGCAGCAGGCCACACCTCGTCCCGAGCCGCTGCGGCAGGCATCCCACACTCCtactcaaccacctccttctccagcaaccCTTCCGCAAGCAAAGCCCCTACCCCCAACTCAGCACCCCCGTCCCGCCAGCCAACCATAACCGAGAATGGCGACAACAATAGCACCAGCAGTCTCACGGTCAATCTCACCCTCGGCCGCGACAGAGGCGATTCGGGCGCCTCGGCCGGAAGCGGCAAAGAATCCacgacctccaccacccacccccgaagaccaaccaacctccgctccacctccgccatAGCCGGCGGCGGTCGTCCCCCAGGCGGAAGCCATGCcgccccttcccacccccgagTCGGCACCGGCCGCGGCCAACCCGCCAAAGGCGCCGAAGTCttcacccctttcccccctttaAGAAACCCCAAGACCGCCCCCGACGTTCTCGCGGCCCCATCATCAGGAATGTACTGGTCCCGCGCACCAACCTCGGGCACCCCCCATACCGCCCTCCGCgctcacaccaccaccctcgtcgGGAGCAACGTCTTTGTCTTTGGCGGCTGCGACTCAAGAGCCTGCTTCAACGAGCTATACGTCCTCGACGCCGACGCCTTTTACTGGTCCACCCCCCACGTGGTAGGTGacgtccccgtccccctccGCGCAATGACTTGCACGGCGGTCGGCAAAAAACTAGTCATATTCGGAGGCGGCGACGGCCCGGCTTACTACAATGACGTCTACGTCCTCGACACGGTCAACTACCGGTGGTCAAAGCCCAAAATCATGGGGTCTGACCAGCCCGGACGAGTCCCCTCCAAACGTCGAGCCCACACGGCATGTCTGTACAAAAGCGGGATTTATGtttttggcggtggggaCGGGGAAAGAGCGTTGAATGACATTTGGCGGTTGGACGTGAGCGACTTTGGTAAGATGAGCTGGAAGCTGGTGTCTGGCCCGTCTCCGAGTtcgtcaacaacatcagTGACGGACAGGGAAATCCGCCCCAAGGCTAGGGGTTACCACACTGCCAACATGGTCGGGTCCAAACTGATCATTTACGGGGGCTCAGACGGGGGGGAGTGTTTCAACGATGTTTGGGTCTACGACGTGGAAACGCACGTTTGGAAGCAAGTCAACATCCCGGTTACGTACCGGCGGCTGAGCCACACGGCGACGATAGTGGGGAGTTATCTCTTTGTGATTGGGGGGCATGACGGGAATGAATACAGTAATgatgtgctgctgctgaatCTGGTGACGATGGGGTGGGACAGGAGGAAGGTGTATGGGCTGCCGCCGAGCGGGAGGGGGTATCACGGGACGGTGCTGCACGACAGTCGGTTGTTGATGATTGGGGGGTTTGACGGGAGTGAGGTTTTTGGGgatgtttgggttttggagcTGGCGGTGCACGCTTATTATAGTCAGATTAGTCATTTTACGATTGAGATttag
- the RCF2 gene encoding Replication factor C, subunit RFC4 (EggNog:ENOG503P0GV; COG:S), producing the protein MKIISKEEEDAHFSVVLKGGLIGGSVGLALGLGGVIAGSKRYPTIRNLTLPFRSFLVTSAGTFGAIVWAERYSIDFQRSHDSMYNYMDASHKAAAEARAAAKSDTEKLMDWGRENRYSIVFTSWIAAMGLALAMVGKNKYLSGSQKLVQARMYAQGLTLAVLIATAAFETADAKAGKGRWETVMVVDPEDPEHKHLIEKRVRKEDYEGQNLWQDMVEAEERRLAEQKKHVAALEKKEKAPAS; encoded by the exons atgaagatcatctccaaggaagaggaagacgccCACTTCAGCGTCGTCCTCAAGGGTGGTCTCATCGGCGGCTCCGtcggcctcgccctcggtCTGGGTGGTGTAATCGCCGGCTCAAAGCGCTACCCCACCATCcgcaacctcaccctccccttccgcTCCTTCCTCGTCACCTCGGCCGGCACCTTTGGCGCCATCGTCTGGGCCGAGAGATACTCCATTGACTTCCAGCGCTCGCACGATTCCATGTACAACTACATGGACGCCTCCCACAAGGCGGCCGCCGAGGCTCGCGCCGCGGCCAAGAGTGACACGGAGAAGCTGATGGATTGGGGACGGGAGAACAGGTACTCTATTGTGTTCACATCTTGGATTGCGGCGATGGGTCTCGCGCTGGCGATGGTGGGGAAGAATAAGTATCTGAGCGGAAGCCAGAAGCTGGTGCAGGCGAGAATGTACGCCCAGGGGTTGACGCTGGCGGTGCTGATTGCTACCGCCGCGTTTGAGACGGCGGATGCGAAGGCGGgcaaggggaggtgggagactGTTATGGTTGTTGATCCGGAGGATCCGGAGCACAAGCATCTGAttgagaagagggtgaggaaggaggatTATGAGGGGCAGAACTTGTGGCAGG ATATGGTCGAGGCTGAGGAGCGCAGACTGGCCGAGCAGAAGAAGCACGTGGCTGCtcttgagaagaaggagaaggccccTGCTTCTTAA